A single region of the Gossypium arboreum isolate Shixiya-1 chromosome 12, ASM2569848v2, whole genome shotgun sequence genome encodes:
- the LOC108477966 gene encoding protein kinase STUNTED-like translates to MDYKPGWPLLLRGCSETPPAKLARNMSVVQWVMNLPSRSPHHTPRCSTNKEIELSGNGGNDYSSNSSMQYELQKCLDIPLRRNSSFFQWFGYEVLKAATAEFSSENLIAEGGSNRVYKGILPDGKAVAVKIQKSSKDAYKDFANEIEIVSSLKHKHIRPLVGVCVKDYDLISVYDFSSKGSLEEILHGKNKDKHPLPWKVRYNVAVAIAEGLNYLHSEHSRPVIHRDVKSSNILLSDEFEAKLSDFGLAIWGPTASSFLIQADVVGTFGYLAPEYFMYGKLSDKIDVYAFGVILLELLSGKRPISFENHKGQQSLVMWAKPMIESGDMKGILDPDLNGNINATQMHRMMIAATLCITRSARLRPNMSEVLELLRGEEAIEKWAATQNENKESQEHNIDDGDDDEVYPNSRADLHLSLAMLDVDDDSTSFSSMEQSSNISMEEYLKERWSPSSSFN, encoded by the exons ATGGACTATAAGCCTGGTTGGCCCCTTCTGCTGAGGGGTTGCTCAGAAACACCACCTGCAAAGCTCGCCAGGAATATGTCCGTTGTCCAATGGGTTATGAACTTACCTAGTCGTTCCCCGCATCATACTCCTCGATGTTCAACCAACAAAGAAATCGAGCTGAGTGGCAATGGAGGTAACGATTATAGCAGCAATTCCTCTATGCAATATGAGTTGCAGAAATGCTTAGATATACCCCTGAGAAGAAATTCATCTTTTTTCCAATGGTTCGGTTATGAAGTTTTAAAAGCTGCAACTGCTGAGTTCTCATCAG AGAATCTGATCGCAGAAGGAGGGAGCAACCGTGTATATAAAGGGATCCTTCCGGATGGTAAGGCAGTTGCTGTTAAGATCCAGAAGTCATCGAAAGATGCATACAAGGATTTTGCCAACGAAATCGAAATAGTCTCCTCACTGAAGCATAAACACATAAGGCCTCTAGTTGGTGTCTGCGTTAAAGATTATGATCTAATATCTGTCTATGATTTCTCATCTAAAGGGAGCTTGGAAGAAATTCTGCATG GGAAGAACAAAGATAAACATCCCTTGCCATGGAAAGTGAGATATAACGTGGCTGTTGCCATTGCTGAAGGCCTAAATTACCTACATAGTGAGCATTCTCGACCTGTTATCCATAGAGATGTCAAGTCTTCAAATATTCTTCTTTCAGATGAGTTTGAAGCGAAG TTATCTGACTTCGGACTAGCAATATGGGGACCAACTGCTTCATCATTTCTGATTCAAGCTGATGTTGTTGGGACATTTGGGTATTTAGCTCCTGAATACTTTATGTATGGCAAGCTTAGCGACAAGATTGATGTCTACGCTTTCGGTGTTATTCTACTTGAATTGCTATCAGGGAAAAGACCAATAAGCTTTGAGAATCACAAGGGCCAGCAGAGCTTGGTCATGTGG GCAAAGCCGATGATAGAAAGTGGAGATATGAAAGGCATACTGGACCCTGATTTGAATGGAAATATCAATGCGACTCAGATGCATAGAATGATGATAGCAGCAACTCTCTGCATCACACGGTCAGCTCGACTCCGGCCGAATATGAGTGAG GTATTGGAGCTCTTAAGAGGGGAAGAAGCCATTGAAAAATGGGCTGCGACACAAAATGAGAACAAAGAAAGCCAAGAACATAATATCGACGATGGTGACGATGATGAAGTTTATCCAAATTCAAGGGCAGATTTACATTTAAGTCTTGCAATGCTTGATGTCGATGATGATTCGACATCATTTAGTAGCATGGAGCAAAGCAGTAACATTTCTATGGAGGAATATTTAAAAGAAAGATGGAGcccatcatcaagcttcaattaG